One window of the Trypanosoma brucei gambiense DAL972 chromosome 5, complete sequence genome contains the following:
- a CDS encoding T. brucei spp.-specific protein — protein sequence MAILLTLVAVMHYSVAATALLSGVPQDAVNVTCEFLNHVRGTANFSKELSLKIEENSFVASESRYRTTEEVRKAVRTYLRAEAAVGRHHSEGEAMARAGEAAKAANDAEEQATKAELRAVQARRRANHLVESISRRSHSILTSFKAVLIVFNQTEADEGSATAVPYNCPERDVQNVSREVLETEVKRMVTHLEPHISVPRQDIIHRLVHDVGALNDTAVLSEAALRDTMAAEAEAKAAATNTIVEAIRGFKDGIESSPPDDAEGEGDERRMATLAIVCLLLFLSG from the coding sequence ATGGCGATACTTCTGACACTCGTTGCTGTCATGCATTATTCCGTTGCGGCCACTGCCCTCTTAAGTGGTGTACCTCAGGATGCGGTAAATGTGACATGTGAGTTCCTTAACCATGTGAGAGGGACGGCAAATTTCTCGAAGGAGCTCTCTCTAAAGATCGAAGAGAATTCCTTCGTGGCGTCGGAGTCGAGATATCGGACAACTGAAGAGGTGCGAAAGGCGGTACGAACATATCTTCGCGCGGAGGCCGCTGTCGGGCGACATCATTCGGAAGGTGAAGCGATGGCGCGGGCGGGGGAAGCCGCTAAAGCGGCAAATGATGCGGAGGAACAAGCGACTAAGGCAGAACTTAGGGCGGTACAGGCAAGAAGGAGGGCTAACCATCTGGTGGAAAGCATTTCCCGTCGCTCGCACTCAATCCTTACAAGTTTCAAGGCAGTTTTGATCGTCTTTAACCAAACCGAGGCGGATGAAGGTAGTGCAACCGCGGTGCCATACAACTGCCCTGAGCGTGATGTACAAAATGTTTCCCGGGAGGTGTTGGAAACGGAGGTAAAGCGAATGGTTACGCATTTGGAACCCCACATTTCCGTCCCACGGCAAGATATTATTCACCGTCTTGTGCACGATGTGGGTGCATTAAATGACACCGCGGTTCTAAGCGAGGCGGCTTTGCGTGACACCATGGCCGCGGAGGctgaagcaaaagcagcggcGACGAACACAATTGTCGAGGCGATCCGCGGATTTAAAGACGGCATCGAATCATCGCCACCAGATGATGCGGAAGGGGAAGGTGATGAAAGGAGAATGGCTACATTGGCaattgtttgcttgttactttttcttaGTGGCTGA
- a CDS encoding PPIase, putative produces MIAILFGFTLGTAVGACNRAHYSSYGSSVYIAPLPSNSHNSLAFMDIARYRAGLFTTHQSVCGRVVIELFDSISPVSTTNFRGLCQGKHGTSGTGHKLCYSGTRLLPNECFIRGGDVTFGSAAGGWSIYGRSFREMAKGSSSSSRSSDVKGKGLVYAVGANAQWGSEFLITVDGFTPGEDHILLGQVVEGYDVLQRLQQQSLLPHAKRFIHYRILKAGVLKEAETPNYGKGSAFLRF; encoded by the coding sequence ATGATAGCCATTCTGTTTGGGTTCACCTTAGGTACTGCAGTTGGTGCGTGTAATCGCGCTCATTATTCATCATATGGTTCCAGCGTTTACATCGCTCCACTTCCCTCTAATTCACATAACTCACTTGCGTTTATGGATATTGCGCGTTACCGAGCTGGTCTCTTCACAACTCACCAAAGCGTTTGCGGCCGAGTTGTGATTGAACTGTTTGACAGCATCTCACCCGTTAGCACGACGAATTTCCGTGGACTTTGCCAAGGAAAACATGGAACCTCCGGTACTGGTCACAAATTGTGTTATAGTGGGACGCGACTCCTCCCTAATGAATGTTTTATTCGAGGTGGTGATGTTACATTTGGCTCTGCAGCCGGCGGTTGGTCCATTTATGGCCGAAGTTTCCGCGAGATGGCGAagggcagcagcagcagcagcagaagcagtgatgtaaagggaaagggacTTGTGTACGCCGTCGGGGCAAACGCTCAGTGGGGCTCTGAATTTTTAATAACTGTGGATGGGTTTACACCGGGGGAAGATCATATTTTGTTGGGTCAAGTGGTGGAAGGTTATGATGTGCTGCAGCGGTTGCAGCAGCAAAGCCTTTTGCCACATGCAAAACGTTTTATTCATTATCGAATTCTGAAGGCTGGGGTTCTTAAGGAAGCGGAAACGCCCAACTACGGGAAAGGTTCGGCGTTCCTTCGGTTTTGA